GCGCCTCGGCGTCCTCGGCGCCCTCGGTTCGACGGGCACGTTCATCGCGACCGTCACCATCATTCCCTTCATGCCGGAGGGCTGGGACGTCGCTGCGGGAGGCTTCCCCGCGATGACCGGCAACGTGCCCTTCCTGATGAAGGACGTCGTCCTGCTCGCGGTTTCGCTCTACCTGCTGAGACAGGACGTGGTTCGCCTGACGCGGTAAAGCGCACTCCCGCGGAAGGCGATGCGTCGCCGGCGAGCTTCATGCTCGCCGGCGGTTGCGCGTCAGCACGGTAGAGTAGCGCCAGGAGCGCCGGATCCGATTGCGATCAATCGCTCGGGAGACGACGCCACCTTCGGAGGAAGGTCTCGACGGGCTACGCCCGGGGGCGGCTTCCAGGAGCGCGAGACCAGAGGAGTGACCGAGATGACTGACGTGACCTACTACGTCGCTCTACCGTTCGTTTTCTCCGACGACGGCGTGGCCGCCGGCGAGGCGGCCGAATGCCTCAGCGCCAACGCCGCCGTCGTGCGGGCCGAGGCCCTGTCCCGGAAGCCCGGAAACGCCGGCGCCATCGCGTTCTCGCGAACCGGAGACCCTTCCAGCGGCGACTTCGGCGACGCCAAGCTGATCCGGAAGTTCGGCGAGGTGCCTGACGATCTCAGCACGCTGTGAGCGGCGGCTTCGGTTCACTCGTCGCTCGGTCCGGCGGCGTCTCCTCGCTCGAGCAGGTTCAGCGCCGTCTCGATCTGGGCGAGCAACGCCTGGATTTCCTCGCGCTCGTTCGGCCCTGGATCGCTCTCCAGGCGCTCCAGGAGCGCCTGCTTCCGCGCGAGCAGCTTTGCGACCGTCGACATCGAGCCTCCCACGTTGGCATCTACGAACGAGGTGGTGCGCCCACAACGAACTTGCCAGTCCTGGCTCTGCGAGGCCCAGATCTCGTCGGGACCGATTTTCCGGGCCGCTATTTCGCCGGCGGCCGCAGCGGTCCTTCCACCCATTTCCGGGCCGCGGGATCGTGCAGCGGATCCTCGTCGCAAGCGGAGCAGACGTAGCGCTCCGCGCCTCTGGCGGCCTCGTCGCGGACAAGCTTCATCGGCCGCCCGCAGTGCGGGCACGGCTTCCGGATCGGATGCAGCAGCGTCATCTGGCTTCCCCCGCCCCGGTCAGCGTAGTGCCGTTTGCCAGACAGGCACAAGCGATCTCTTGACGTGAGCCTCGCCGACCATCGAAGATCAGTGTTCGGTGATGTTGTGGGGTGGCGTCATGGAAGAGTTCTACAGCGGCTTCGCAGAGCGGGCGCGCGATTTGGCGGAGAAGGCGGACCCGTTCACACGCCGACGGCTGCTCGATCTCGCCAAGAGGTACGAAGCCAGGAGCAAACCCGGCGGAAACACCCGGCCGCTGCCGCCGCCGCGCACCACCCCGCCCTCGACGATCTTCTCCGGCAGCGGGGAAGCGTGAGGAAGGGGTACTAAGGTTGACCGAGCAGTAGAGACTTCCGACCGGCCGATGCCGGCCCGCGATCAACCTTGCTTCAGCGCATCCTTGACCTCTCGGGCTGGCCAGCTTTCGCCGGCTGGGACGACGCGGACCTTGACGCCGCCGCCGACTAGCGTGTGCGAGGCCACGTCATCGTCCGCCATGGTCACCGTCAGATCAGTCTCGGGCTTCCAAGCAAGCGTAAGGTCAAGATCGCCCGGAAACACCTGCCATTGCGAGCCGTCTTCGAGTTCGACGAGGTGGCTTTCCGAATGCGACCGGATCTTCATCAGGCCGCGTCCAGTGTCCGCTGCGGGTCGCGCTGCACGGACGCACGCCGCAGCCGGCCGGCTTCGTCACCATGGCACCTTGGACACCTGAACCGGATATCCGGCTGCGCGGATGACGTCCGCTGCAGGTTCGCGGCCATGGGCCAGGCGCCGCAGCGGGGGCATTTTTCCAAGAGGGTCTCGGTTTCGATCATCGTGACGGCTCCTTCAAGGCGAGCCCCCAAGCTTGCGAACGGCCTGGACTTGCACAGGTTCCAGCCTCGGCGCCTCTCCTCGATATCTGCCGGCGAAACCGTTCTCGACGGCAGATCCATTCGTGAACCAACAATCGCTCCTGCCGTTGTGCCGGCATCCGGACGCCCTCGAGTGCGTGCATTGAAACGACAACCATGAAGACCTACTCGCACCAGCATCTCGATCCAGCCGGCACGTGGGAGCGGACCTATCTCGAGTCGCTGATCCGCGAGGATTTCGAGCGATGCCATCCCGGTGAGACGCTGGACGATCTCAAGCGGCGAGCGTCCTTTTCGAGAGAGGACCGAGGCCTGCTGCGGGACTGGATGGCCGTCGCGGCGGCGCGCGCCGCGGCAGCAACGCGCGGCTAAAGGAGCGCGCGGGCAAGCCACGATCCGCTGCCACCCTTATGGGCTCGATCAAGGGATCGGAAATTCACAAGTTCAAGCCGCCCCGCTATCGAGCAGCTGCGAGACGGCGGCAGCCAATTGCGCCGGCGCAAAGGGCTTCTGAATCAGGACGCTGCCGTCGACGCCCTGCGATTGCCAGTCAGGCGCGCCGGCGCTCGTCATGTAGACCACAGGAAAGCCAGGCGTGATCTCCCTGATCTGGCGCGCCAGCTCCCAGCCGCTGATGCCGTCACCCAGGTTGACGTCGGTCAGCAGGACCCGACATCCCTCGCGGCCATCGCGAAACGTGGACAGGGCCGCCTCGCCCGAATGGACCGAGCAGGCCTCGAAACCGCCGTCGGACAAGGCGTCCTCGACGAAGCTGGCGATGAGAGCCTCATCCTCCACGACCAGAACACGAACGGAATCACTCACTTTCAACTCTCCTCGGCGATCATCCCTGATCGTCGACCGGCGGTGGTGCGTCGCCAGAGTGTCGTCCCGCCTCAGGCCA
The DNA window shown above is from Bradyrhizobium sp. CB1650 and carries:
- a CDS encoding response regulator, with product MSDSVRVLVVEDEALIASFVEDALSDGGFEACSVHSGEAALSTFRDGREGCRVLLTDVNLGDGISGWELARQIREITPGFPVVYMTSAGAPDWQSQGVDGSVLIQKPFAPAQLAAAVSQLLDSGAA